The following coding sequences are from one Nilaparvata lugens isolate BPH chromosome 4, ASM1435652v1, whole genome shotgun sequence window:
- the LOC111045311 gene encoding 28S ribosomal protein S17, mitochondrial gives MAVARSSMLLGKCFPCIKKNASKIVVKRMELNKHLLMYFDKEETYFAHDPNKICKTNDIVLIEELPQKLTKLITHRVMEVVFPHGDVTDPITGKKVSRTKYRDELEETAELYGKTDRSYDYESAPPRGWQEDKKDFSHLETYTRYSADDKNPNAVDK, from the exons ATGGCTGTTGCAAGAAGTTCAATGTTATTGGGGAAATGTTTCCCTTGTATAAAAAAGAACGCTTCCAAAATAGTTGTAAAAAGGATGGAATTGAATAAACATCTATTGATG TATTTTGATAAGGAAGAAACTTACTTCGCGCATGATCcaaataaaatttgtaaaacaAACGACATTGTTCTAATAGAAGAGCTGCCTCAGAAGCTGACGAAGCTAATCACACATCGGGTAATGGAAGTAGTCTTCCCTCATGGTGACGTAACCGATCCTATCACTGGAAAGAAAGTTAGCAGAACGAAATATAG GGATGAACTGGAAGAAACAGCCGAATTGTATGGGAAAACTGACAGAAGTTACGATTACGAGTCTGCTCCACCCCGAGGCTGGCAGGAGGACAAAAAAGATTTCTCGCATCTGGAAACCTATACCAGATATTCTGCAGACGATAAAAACCCTAATGCCGTTGATAAATAA
- the LOC111045316 gene encoding SET and MYND domain-containing protein 5, with product MLQIGEQPVGLKEYYNLIVGDSQDNLVFTLNPSKETGAAPTSADLAKVHIISDYRWNSLCRFYFQGRGVVATRDFKADETIFEEEPLVCCQFSWNAAYGYLACDHCMRPLETTEENVRRLTMCREIVLPFTEFCPTNKTAHSFCPSCHVQYCSEKCKATAWEQYHRTICQNMDYSHPLHELNEEWKKIHYPPETTTIMLLARIVALVEQAADKEAILNCLNEFSHSKFDGEEADMSSVANRLLGLYQEQIQHLHTLFVQAVPAKTMQQWLTLEGFSSLLAIVGANGQGVGTSVFSQWVDNVTSKPELDQAHLDQFIKNIYDKMEECVGLAFLNNEGSGLYYRQRFVNHSCEPNAVITFPLGNSTLRLKALRDIAAGEEICTSYIEVCELDRSRHSRQKMLRENYFFICHCKKCLTQASDPDVTSEEEECSDEDEDDEEDAA from the exons ATGCTGCAGATCGGAGAACAGCCTGTTGGACTCAAAGAATACTACAATTTGATTGTGGGTG ACTCTCAAGACAATTTGGTGTTCACGCTGAATCCAAGCAAGGAGACAGGGGCTGCACCAACATCTGCTGATCTGGCCAAAGTACACATTATCTCCGATTACAGATGGAATTCACTCTGTCGTTTCTATTTTCAGGGCCGTGGAGTAGTTGCAACTCGTGATTTCAAAGCTGATGAAACTATCTTTGAAGAAGAGCCGTTGGTGTGTTGCCAGTTCAGTTGGAATGCAGCTTACGGTTACTTGGCTTGTGATCATTGTATGAG ACCACTGGAAACTACAGAAGAAAATGTTAGACGTTTGACTATGTGCAGAGAGATAGTTCTTCCATTCACGGAGTTCTGTCCGACAAACAAGACTGCTCACTCGTTTTGTCCATCATGTCAT GTGCAATACTGTAGTGAAAAATGCAAAGCTACAGCTTGGGAGCAATACCACCGCACTATCTGTCAAAATATGGATTATTCTCATCCCCTTCATGAGCTGAACGAGGAGTGGAA GAAGATCCATTATCCACCAGAAACGACAACCATAATGCTGTTGGCTAGAATTGTTGCTTTGGTTGAACAAGCAGCAGATAAGGAAGCTATTCTCAATTGTTTGAACGAG TTCAGTCACAGCAAATTTGATGGCGAGGAAGCAGACATGTCGTCAGTGGCCAACCGGTTGCTCGGTCTCTATCAGGAGCAGATCCAGCATCTGCACACCCTGTTCGTGCAGGCAGTGCCAGCAAAAACCATGCAGCAG tGGTTGACATTGGAAGGCTTCTCGTCGCTGCTGGCTATCGTTGGTGCGAATGGCCAGGGAGTTGGCACAAGTGTGTTCAGTCAGTGGGTGGACAATGTCACCTCAAAGCCAGAGCTCGACCAGGCTCACCTCGATCAATTCATCAAAAACATCTACGATAAAATGGAAGAGT GCGTTGGATTAGCATTTCTGAACAATGAAGGATCAGGCCTCTACTACCGGCAACGGTTTGTGAATCACAGCTGCGAACCGAATGCAGTGATCACGTTTCCACTGGGCAACAGTACGTTGCGATTGAAGGCACTGAGGGACATTGCTGCAGGAGAAGAGATCTGCACCTCTTACATAGAAGTGTGCGAACTGGACAGAAGTCGGCATTCCAGGCAAAAAATGTTGAG